The Castor canadensis chromosome 8, mCasCan1.hap1v2, whole genome shotgun sequence genome contains a region encoding:
- the Zbtb12 gene encoding zinc finger and BTB domain-containing protein 12 — protein sequence MASGVEVLRFQLPGHEAATLRNMNQLRAEERFCDVTIVADSLKFRGHKVILAACSPFLRDQFLLNPSSELQVSLMHSARIVADLLLSCYTGALEFAVRDIVNYLTAASYLQMEHVVEKCRNALSQFIEPKIGLKEDGVSEASLVSSVSATKSLLPPARTPKPAPKPPPPPPLPPPLLRPVKLEFPLDEDLELKAEEEDEDEDEDVSDICIVKVESALEVAHRLKPPGGLGGGLGIGGSVSGHLGELAQSSVAPSTVAPPQGVVKACYSLSEDAEGEGLLLIPGGRASVGATSGLVEAAAVAMAARGAGGSLGAGGSRGPLPGGFSSGNPLKNIKCTKCPEVFQGVEKLVFHMRAQHFIFMCPRCGKQFNHSSNLNRHMNVHRGVKSHSCGICGKCFTQKSTLHDHLNLHSGARPYRCSYCDVRFAHKPAIRRHLKEQHGKTTAENVLEASVAEINVLIR from the coding sequence ATGGCCTCTGGGGTGGAAGTCCTGCGCTTCCAGCTACCAGGCCACGAGGCCGCTACGCTGCGGAACATGAACCAGCTCCGTGCAGAGGAGCGGTTCTGCGACGTGACCATTGTGGCCGACAGCCTCAAGTTCCGCGGCCACAAGGTCATCCTGGCCGCTTGTTCACCGTTCCTACGGGACCAATTCTTGCTGAACCCCAGCTCTGAGCTGCAGGTTTCGCTGATGCACAGTGCACGCATTGTGGCCGACCTACTCCTCTCCTGCTATACAGGCGCTCTGGAATTCGCTGTCAGGGACATTGTCAATTACTTAACAGCTGCCTCCTACCTGCAAATGGAGCACGTGGTGGAGAAATGCCGGAATGCCCTCAGCCAGTTCATTGAACCCAAAATAGGCCTCAAAGAGGATGGAGTCAGTGAGGCTAGCCTCGTGAGCAGTGTCAGTGCCACCAAgtccctcctccctccagccAGGACCCCAAAGCCAGCTCCTAAgcccccgcccccacctcctCTACCCCCTCCGCTCCTGCGGCCGGTGAAGTTGGAGTTCCCATTGGATGAGGACCTGGAACTGAAGgctgaggaggaggatgaggacgAGGACGAAGATGTGTCTGACATCTGCATCGTGAAGGTGGAATCTGCCCTAGAGGTGGCACACCGGCTCAAACCCCCTGGAGGCCTTGGAGGGGGTCTGGGTATTGGGGGCTCCGTAAGTGGCCACCTTGGAGAGCTGGCCCAGAGTAGCGTGGCCCCCAGCACTGTAGCCCCACCACAAGGGGTGGTGAAGGCCTGCTACAGCCTGTCTGAGGACGCAGAAGGGGAGGGCCTGCTGTTGATCCCTGGAGGCCGGGCTAGTGTGGGGGCCACCTCAGGCCTGGTGGAAGCAGCAGCAGTGGCCATGGCTGcccggggggcggggggcagtcTTGGGGCAGGGGGCAGCCGGGGACCCCTGCCCGGGGGCTTTTCAAGTGGAAACCCCTTAAAGAACATCAAGTGCACCAAGTGCCCGGAAGTGTTTCAGGGCGTGGAGAAGCTGGTCTTCCACATGCGTGCAcagcatttcatcttcatgtgCCCACGCTGCGGCAAGCAGTTCAACCACAGCAGCAACCTCAACCGCCACATGAACGTGCACCGTGGCGTCAAGTCGCATTCGTGCGGCATCTGCGGCAAGTGCTTCACGCAGAAGTCCACACTGCACGACCACCTCAATCTGCACTCAGGAGCGCGGCCCTATCGCTGCTCCTACTGCGACGTGCGCTTCGCCCACAAGCCTGCCATCAGGCGGCACCTCAAGGAGCAGCACGGCAAGACCACAGCTGAGAACGTGCTAGAGGCCAGTGTGGCTGAGATCAACGTCCTCATCCGCTAG